Proteins found in one Microbacterium sp. LWS13-1.2 genomic segment:
- a CDS encoding LLM class F420-dependent oxidoreductase, producing the protein MPLLDTPVRFGVQLQPQHAPYSAFRDAVLHLEEMGVDILFNWDHFFPLSGDPDGLHFESWTMLAAWAEQTERVEFGALVNCNSYRNPDLQADMARTVDHISAKDGVGRFIFATGSGWFARDYEEYGYEFGTAGSRLDDLAAGLERIEARWQKLNPAPTREIPVMIGGKGEQKTLRLVARHADIWHSFVRPDELPHKLDVIQRWSEREERDTSNLVISNELHQRGEGIADELYDAGVRLFTLAFQGPDWDYDLIRSWLRWRDSKNA; encoded by the coding sequence ATGCCCCTCCTCGATACTCCTGTGCGCTTCGGCGTGCAGCTGCAGCCTCAGCACGCCCCGTACTCCGCGTTCCGCGACGCCGTCCTCCATCTCGAGGAGATGGGCGTCGACATCCTCTTCAACTGGGACCACTTCTTCCCGCTGTCGGGCGACCCCGACGGCCTGCACTTCGAGTCGTGGACCATGCTCGCCGCCTGGGCCGAGCAGACCGAGCGCGTCGAGTTCGGAGCGCTGGTCAACTGCAACAGCTACCGCAACCCCGACCTGCAGGCCGACATGGCCCGCACCGTCGACCACATCTCGGCGAAGGACGGCGTCGGCCGCTTCATCTTCGCGACCGGCTCGGGCTGGTTCGCCCGCGACTATGAGGAGTACGGCTACGAGTTCGGCACCGCCGGCTCGCGCCTCGACGACCTCGCCGCCGGGCTCGAGCGCATCGAGGCCCGCTGGCAGAAGCTCAACCCGGCGCCCACGCGCGAGATCCCGGTCATGATCGGCGGCAAGGGCGAGCAGAAGACGCTGCGCCTCGTCGCCCGGCACGCCGACATCTGGCACAGCTTCGTGCGCCCCGACGAGCTGCCGCACAAGCTCGACGTCATCCAGCGCTGGTCGGAGCGCGAGGAGCGCGACACGTCGAACCTCGTCATCTCGAACGAGCTGCACCAGCGCGGCGAGGGCATCGCCGACGAGCTGTACGACGCCGGTGTGCGCCTCTTCACGCTCGCCTTCCAGGGCCCCGACTGGGACTACGACCTCATCCGGTCGTGGCTGCGCTGGCGCGACTCGAAGAACGCCTGA
- a CDS encoding permease prefix domain 1-containing protein: MTTATLTDRYVDAAMRTVPEAQREDLAAELRGSIDDQIEARLADGEDHTSAERAVLTDLGDPDKLAAQYTDRPLWLVGPRYFLDWWRLLKLLLWIVPVCAAFGVSLAMVLDGATFGEIVGAVVPLLISVVVHIAFWTTLVFVILERTGHDTMTNGPWTPDQLPEPRQRGAGLGDMITSLAFLAIMAGVVLWDHFVGLVPTQPGLPFLDPGLWPWWIIGLFLLMAIEAVLAIVVYAVGRWTPALAVANGILNLVVAVPALWLLFEGRLINPEFFPTIIADDDAEVGAIVNVVIGFVIAGIAIWDTVDAAMKAARARRG; this comes from the coding sequence ATGACAACCGCGACGCTCACCGACCGTTACGTCGACGCCGCGATGCGCACCGTGCCCGAGGCGCAGCGCGAGGACCTGGCCGCCGAGCTGCGTGGCTCGATCGACGACCAGATCGAGGCGCGTCTCGCCGACGGGGAGGACCACACGTCCGCCGAACGCGCCGTCCTGACCGACCTCGGCGACCCCGACAAGCTCGCCGCCCAGTACACCGACCGGCCGCTGTGGCTCGTCGGGCCGCGCTACTTCCTCGACTGGTGGCGGCTGCTGAAGCTGCTGCTCTGGATCGTCCCGGTGTGCGCCGCCTTCGGCGTCTCGCTCGCGATGGTGCTCGACGGTGCGACGTTCGGCGAGATCGTCGGCGCCGTCGTGCCGCTGCTCATCTCGGTGGTCGTCCACATCGCGTTCTGGACCACCCTGGTCTTCGTCATCCTCGAGCGCACCGGGCACGACACGATGACGAACGGACCCTGGACCCCCGATCAGCTGCCCGAACCGCGCCAGCGCGGCGCCGGACTCGGCGACATGATCACCTCGCTCGCGTTCCTCGCGATCATGGCCGGCGTCGTGCTGTGGGACCACTTCGTCGGACTGGTGCCGACGCAGCCCGGGCTGCCGTTCCTCGACCCGGGGCTGTGGCCCTGGTGGATCATCGGGCTGTTCCTGCTGATGGCCATCGAAGCGGTGCTCGCGATCGTCGTCTACGCCGTCGGACGCTGGACTCCCGCGCTCGCCGTGGCCAACGGCATCCTGAATCTCGTCGTGGCGGTGCCGGCGCTGTGGCTGCTGTTCGAGGGACGGCTCATCAACCCCGAGTTCTTCCCGACGATCATCGCCGACGACGACGCGGAGGTCGGCGCGATCGTCAATGTCGTGATCGGCTTCGTGATCGCCGGCATCGCGATCTGGGACACGGTGGATGCCGCGATGAAGGCCGCGCGGGCCCGCCGAGGCTGA
- a CDS encoding PadR family transcriptional regulator codes for MSETEILETHLQELRRGTVVLACLRLLVHPGYGYGLLQELGERGFPTDANTLYPLLRRLEKQGFLTSEWNTDESRPRKFYRTSAAGSRLAASLTDDFRAIAAAIDDLPTPDVQH; via the coding sequence ATGAGCGAAACCGAGATCCTCGAGACGCACCTGCAGGAGCTGCGGCGCGGCACCGTCGTGCTCGCGTGCCTCCGCCTGCTCGTCCACCCCGGATACGGCTACGGGCTGCTCCAAGAGCTGGGCGAGCGCGGCTTCCCCACCGACGCGAACACGCTCTACCCGCTGCTGCGGCGCCTCGAGAAGCAGGGGTTCCTCACCAGCGAGTGGAACACCGACGAGTCGCGTCCGCGCAAGTTCTACCGCACCAGCGCCGCGGGCTCGCGGCTCGCGGCATCCCTCACCGACGACTTCCGCGCGATCGCCGCGGCGATCGACGACCTTCCGACCCCCGACGTTCAGCACTGA
- a CDS encoding o-succinylbenzoate synthase: MTTRRSLPPLDDVLATARVVALPLATRFRGIDVREALLFEGPEGWAEFSPFAEYDDAEASTWLAAAIEDSRMPRPAARRELVGVNATVPAVAAAAVPAVLARFDGCRTAKVKVAEAGQVLADDVARVRAVREEMGPEGRVRIDANGAWNVDEAERALHALAEFDLEYAEQPCASVDELAELRRRVKYMGIPIAADESVRKAADPLAVARAGAADLLVVKAQPLGGVRRALEIVAEAGLPAVVSSALDTSVGLSMGVALAAALPELDYDCGLGTASLFTADVADPPLVPRSGFLAVGRVTPDPALLDAHAASAHRRGWWLDRLARCYAVLDAAL; the protein is encoded by the coding sequence GTGACCACCCGACGCTCCCTCCCCCCGCTCGATGACGTGCTCGCGACGGCGCGCGTCGTCGCACTGCCGCTGGCGACCAGATTCCGCGGCATCGATGTGCGCGAAGCACTCCTCTTCGAGGGGCCCGAAGGCTGGGCGGAGTTCTCGCCGTTCGCGGAGTACGACGACGCTGAGGCATCGACGTGGCTCGCTGCGGCCATCGAGGACTCACGGATGCCGCGGCCAGCCGCCCGCCGCGAGCTCGTCGGCGTCAACGCCACCGTTCCAGCGGTCGCCGCCGCAGCCGTCCCCGCCGTGCTGGCGCGTTTCGACGGCTGCCGGACGGCGAAGGTCAAGGTCGCCGAGGCCGGTCAGGTGCTCGCCGACGACGTCGCTCGCGTCCGGGCCGTCCGCGAGGAGATGGGTCCGGAGGGGCGCGTGCGCATCGACGCGAACGGCGCCTGGAACGTGGACGAGGCCGAGCGCGCACTGCACGCCCTCGCGGAGTTCGACCTCGAATACGCCGAGCAGCCGTGCGCGAGCGTCGACGAGCTCGCCGAGCTGCGGCGGCGAGTGAAGTACATGGGCATCCCGATCGCCGCCGACGAGAGCGTGCGCAAGGCCGCCGACCCGCTGGCGGTGGCTCGCGCGGGGGCGGCCGATCTGCTGGTCGTCAAGGCGCAGCCCCTCGGCGGCGTGCGCCGGGCGCTCGAGATCGTGGCGGAGGCGGGGCTCCCGGCTGTCGTCTCCAGCGCCCTGGACACGTCCGTCGGGCTGTCGATGGGCGTGGCACTGGCTGCCGCGCTCCCCGAGCTCGACTACGACTGCGGACTCGGGACGGCGTCGCTGTTCACCGCCGACGTGGCGGACCCGCCACTGGTGCCGCGCAGCGGCTTCCTCGCGGTGGGCCGGGTCACGCCCGACCCCGCACTGCTCGACGCGCACGCGGCCTCCGCCCACCGCCGCGGCTGGTGGCTCGACCGCCTGGCACGGTGCTACGCGGTACTCGACGCCGCACTCTGA
- a CDS encoding helix-turn-helix domain-containing protein, translating into MIDTPVVEVAGTSRRREATRQKLLDAAALVFAEVGLDAASVEAICERAGFTRGAFYSNFETKDELMLALTERVAGEKIDEVAERVAVLQERGDDLEPGALVRQLLDVAFDKKQGILLTSEIRTRAMRDPRLAETYLAWQAGMVDRVGSFIEELAGTYGFRLRLPASEFAGIILQTWEDTSAFAIMTGRTTAEMHQLVNDRTARLATALVDPA; encoded by the coding sequence ATGATCGACACCCCCGTGGTCGAAGTGGCCGGCACGTCACGCCGCCGCGAAGCGACCCGGCAGAAGCTGCTGGATGCCGCCGCCCTGGTCTTCGCCGAAGTCGGCCTGGATGCGGCATCCGTCGAGGCGATCTGCGAGCGCGCGGGCTTCACCCGTGGCGCGTTCTACTCGAACTTCGAGACCAAGGACGAGCTGATGCTCGCGCTGACGGAGCGCGTCGCCGGCGAGAAGATCGACGAGGTCGCCGAGCGTGTCGCCGTGCTGCAGGAGCGCGGTGACGACCTCGAGCCCGGTGCGCTGGTGCGCCAGCTGCTCGATGTCGCCTTCGACAAGAAGCAGGGCATCCTGCTGACGAGCGAGATCCGCACCCGCGCGATGCGCGACCCGCGGCTGGCCGAGACCTACCTCGCCTGGCAGGCGGGGATGGTGGATCGCGTGGGCTCCTTCATCGAGGAGCTCGCGGGCACCTACGGGTTCCGGCTGCGGCTGCCCGCGTCGGAGTTCGCCGGCATCATCCTGCAGACCTGGGAAGACACGTCCGCGTTCGCCATCATGACGGGCCGCACTACGGCCGAGATGCACCAGCTGGTGAACGACCGCACCGCGCGCCTCGCGACTGCTCTGGTCGATCCCGCCTGA
- a CDS encoding MMPL family transporter, which yields MSTLLYALGRWTYRHPWRVLVSWLLLLALAGGGAALFMKGTDNSFSIPGTEAQEGIALLDRSFPQASGTSAQLVIVAADGDQVDDEPYASAIDDTVSHLEDLDGVIAVTDPFNEMVTGMVSDDESAAIIRLQFDGQATDVSDETKAGLEEVADDLRETLPDGSEVAMGGDLFSTSVPALSLIEAVGVLIALFVLIVTFRSFAVAWFPLVSALIGVGLAIALIYVSTAFASISSTTPMLAIMLGLAVGIDYALFIVARHQDQVRAGVEPEESAARATGTAGSAVVFAGVTVLIALIGLGFAGIPFLTTMGIAAAVAVAIAVVVAITLTPALLGFAKGRVAGWGHGKKRRGMALPRVSREAEGVSSRSLARSTTEEDSRSLSERSETKRLEAGSEISEELSGRSSEQAQGRMRTATEAAETRERGSITTPLTAEAVTAPVKKTNRWVLWVTNHPVVTTIAVVLTLGVMAIPAASLALALPNAGQQPESSQARQAYDLTAEHFGPGANGPLIMTGTIVTSTDPLGLMADLADEIEKVPGVKEVALATPNETADTGLIQIVPETAPDDPATAELVRALRDLAPELEDEYGVDLKVTGFTAVGIDISDRLGAALLPFGVFVVGLSLVLLMIVFRSIWVPMKAALGYLLSVAASFGVVAAVFEWGWGADLLHVTRTGPVISFMPIILMGVLFGLAMDYQVFLVSRMREDYVHARRGAAGHSTRSRRDIALGAVRSGFTASARVVTAAAIIMFAVFAAFVPEGDSSIKPIALGLAVGIAVDAFLVRMTLVPAVMALLGDKAWWIPRWLDRILPHFDIEGEAVERELALETWPEPNTTAAVAGEGVGVRADAGGSAGEVVLFEEAAFRVEPGGTLIATGDPRAARAFALTLAGRLAPTDGKLRVAGHLLPERAAWVRAHVGLALLGDTEERLPALRRALAGKATLVVVEGVDALDAAERDQAGALLRDAASALRRGGGDGVLTLVVTSRTESSALALLADAHRPEVSSLTLRSGAPLTTPTAEVNA from the coding sequence GTGTCGACTCTTCTGTATGCGCTCGGCCGCTGGACGTACCGCCACCCCTGGCGGGTGCTGGTCTCGTGGCTGCTGCTGCTCGCGCTCGCCGGCGGCGGCGCGGCGCTGTTCATGAAGGGCACCGACAACTCGTTCTCGATCCCGGGCACCGAGGCCCAGGAGGGCATCGCCCTGCTGGACCGCAGCTTTCCGCAGGCCAGCGGCACGAGTGCGCAGCTCGTGATCGTCGCCGCCGACGGCGACCAGGTCGACGACGAGCCCTACGCATCTGCGATCGACGACACCGTCTCGCATCTCGAGGATCTCGACGGGGTGATCGCCGTGACGGACCCCTTCAACGAGATGGTCACGGGGATGGTCTCGGACGACGAATCGGCCGCGATCATCCGACTGCAGTTCGACGGGCAGGCGACCGATGTGTCGGACGAGACCAAGGCGGGCCTCGAGGAGGTCGCCGACGATCTGCGCGAGACGCTCCCCGACGGCTCGGAGGTCGCCATGGGCGGCGACCTGTTCTCGACCTCCGTGCCGGCCCTCTCGCTGATCGAGGCCGTCGGCGTGCTCATCGCGCTGTTCGTGCTGATCGTGACGTTCCGCTCGTTCGCCGTCGCCTGGTTCCCGCTGGTGTCGGCGCTCATCGGCGTCGGCCTCGCGATCGCCCTCATCTACGTCTCCACGGCGTTCGCGTCGATCTCGTCCACGACGCCGATGCTCGCGATCATGCTGGGGCTCGCCGTCGGCATCGACTACGCCCTGTTCATCGTCGCCCGACATCAGGACCAGGTGCGTGCCGGCGTCGAGCCCGAAGAATCGGCCGCGCGGGCGACCGGAACCGCCGGCTCCGCCGTCGTGTTCGCGGGTGTCACCGTGCTCATCGCCCTCATCGGCCTGGGCTTCGCCGGCATCCCATTCCTGACGACCATGGGCATCGCCGCGGCCGTGGCCGTCGCGATCGCCGTGGTCGTGGCCATCACTCTGACGCCCGCCCTCCTGGGCTTCGCGAAGGGCCGGGTCGCCGGCTGGGGTCACGGCAAGAAGCGGCGGGGCATGGCGCTCCCCCGCGTCTCCCGCGAGGCCGAGGGCGTTTCGTCTCGCTCGCTCGCTCGCTCGACGACCGAAGAGGACTCCCGTTCGTTGAGCGAGCGAAGCGAGACGAAACGCCTGGAGGCTGGCTCAGAGATCTCGGAAGAGCTGAGCGGACGCTCGTCGGAGCAGGCTCAGGGGCGCATGCGAACGGCCACCGAGGCTGCGGAGACGCGCGAACGGGGCTCGATCACCACCCCGCTCACGGCGGAAGCAGTCACCGCTCCGGTCAAGAAGACCAACCGCTGGGTCCTGTGGGTCACCAACCACCCCGTGGTGACCACCATCGCGGTCGTGCTGACCCTCGGTGTCATGGCGATCCCGGCGGCGAGCCTCGCCCTGGCCCTCCCGAACGCGGGCCAGCAGCCCGAGTCGAGCCAGGCACGCCAGGCGTACGACCTCACCGCCGAGCACTTCGGCCCGGGCGCCAACGGCCCGCTCATCATGACGGGCACGATCGTCACGTCGACCGACCCGCTCGGGCTGATGGCCGACCTCGCCGATGAGATCGAGAAGGTTCCCGGTGTCAAGGAGGTCGCGCTCGCGACGCCGAACGAGACCGCCGACACCGGACTGATCCAGATCGTGCCCGAGACCGCTCCGGACGACCCGGCCACCGCCGAGCTCGTTCGGGCGCTGCGGGATCTCGCCCCCGAGCTGGAGGACGAGTACGGCGTCGACCTGAAGGTGACCGGCTTCACGGCCGTGGGCATCGACATCTCGGACCGTCTGGGCGCCGCCCTGCTGCCGTTCGGCGTCTTCGTCGTCGGTCTGTCGCTGGTGCTGCTGATGATCGTGTTCCGCTCGATCTGGGTGCCCATGAAGGCCGCGCTCGGCTACCTGCTGTCGGTCGCCGCGTCGTTCGGCGTCGTCGCGGCCGTCTTCGAGTGGGGCTGGGGCGCGGACCTGCTGCACGTGACGCGTACGGGTCCGGTCATCAGCTTCATGCCGATCATCCTGATGGGCGTGCTGTTCGGGCTCGCGATGGACTACCAGGTGTTCCTGGTCAGCCGCATGCGCGAAGACTACGTGCACGCCCGCCGCGGTGCGGCCGGCCACTCGACGCGCAGCCGTCGCGACATCGCGCTGGGCGCCGTCCGCTCGGGCTTCACCGCCTCGGCACGCGTCGTGACGGCGGCGGCGATCATCATGTTCGCCGTGTTCGCGGCCTTCGTGCCCGAGGGCGACTCGTCGATCAAGCCGATCGCGCTGGGCCTGGCCGTCGGCATCGCCGTCGACGCCTTCCTCGTGCGTATGACGCTCGTGCCGGCGGTGATGGCGCTGCTCGGCGACAAGGCCTGGTGGATCCCGCGCTGGCTCGACCGGATCCTCCCCCACTTCGACATCGAAGGCGAAGCCGTCGAGCGCGAGCTCGCACTCGAGACCTGGCCCGAGCCGAACACGACCGCCGCGGTCGCGGGCGAGGGCGTCGGCGTCCGCGCCGATGCCGGTGGCTCCGCCGGCGAGGTCGTGCTCTTCGAGGAGGCCGCGTTCCGGGTCGAGCCCGGCGGCACCCTCATCGCGACCGGCGACCCGCGTGCCGCCCGAGCATTCGCGCTCACCCTGGCCGGGCGGCTCGCGCCGACCGACGGCAAGCTGCGCGTCGCCGGCCACCTGCTCCCCGAGCGCGCCGCCTGGGTGCGCGCCCACGTGGGGCTCGCACTGCTGGGCGACACCGAGGAGCGGCTGCCCGCCCTGCGCCGCGCACTCGCCGGCAAGGCGACGCTCGTCGTCGTCGAGGGTGTGGACGCGCTCGACGCCGCCGAGCGCGACCAGGCGGGCGCGCTGCTGCGGGATGCCGCGAGCGCACTGCGCCGCGGCGGTGGCGACGGCGTGCTCACGCTCGTCGTGACCTCTCGCACAGAGAGTTCCGCGCTCGCCCTGCTCGCCGACGCGCACCGCCCCGAGGTGTCCTCGCTGACGCTGCGCTCGGGCGCTCCCCTGACCACCCCCACCGCAGAGGTGAACGCATGA
- a CDS encoding YhgE/Pip domain-containing protein, whose translation MTPNWITTAVERARSRRPVTWLTLVGVLLLPVVIGGILVAALYNPVERLDSLTAAIVNEDEPVTIDGQTVPLGRQLTAGLVEGSDELDSNLTWTISNEEDAEAGLADGTYAAVITIPENFSAAATSTAPGSTPEQATIEVTTPPDSLIVDDAITAQVATAAASTMGTQLSSVYLENVFLGFTTLGDQLGTAADGATQLADGASQTADGAAQLPDGISQLADGNTQLADGASQLADGAGQLSGGATSLQSGLTTIAGKTREAAGGAQQIADGLNGGAAQLEATGLVPTEVADVAEMSAQAAAGVLAVAENCAASGAPTAYCDTLLEAATGADAAASGTVLALDSFDTAGTAKFAAQFRQTGTGVSTLAGGITQLAGGIDQSAAGAGQLATGMTGIQYGASGLADSSTQLASGATQAADGATSLADGVAQLATGTSELASGLTTASESLPSYTDQEATDLASVVADPVEADGVGTSLFGASAVPLLATLALWFGGLGTFIALQAVSRRALTSRQPSAVLALRSFAPAAGLGALQGALVAGVVQLAASYGWAEWWALAGVCVVAGIAFAAVNQALVAVFGGAGRWISALIGVLTVATGVVSTVPGALSSIAGLMPTAPAYNGMLAALTSASGLGAAFAGLIIWTFLALVATMIVVARRRSTSARALLRATPATA comes from the coding sequence ATGACCCCGAACTGGATCACCACGGCCGTCGAGCGCGCGCGCTCCCGCCGGCCCGTCACGTGGCTGACGCTCGTCGGCGTGCTGCTGCTGCCGGTCGTGATCGGCGGCATCCTGGTCGCCGCGCTGTACAACCCCGTCGAGCGGCTCGACAGCCTCACTGCCGCGATCGTGAACGAGGACGAGCCCGTCACCATCGACGGGCAGACCGTGCCGCTCGGCCGTCAGCTCACCGCCGGCCTCGTCGAGGGATCTGACGAGCTCGACAGCAACCTCACCTGGACGATCTCGAACGAAGAGGATGCCGAGGCGGGCCTCGCGGACGGCACCTACGCCGCGGTCATCACGATCCCCGAGAACTTCTCGGCCGCCGCGACGTCGACGGCTCCGGGATCGACGCCCGAGCAGGCGACCATCGAAGTGACGACCCCGCCCGACAGCCTCATCGTCGATGACGCCATCACCGCGCAGGTGGCGACAGCCGCCGCCTCGACCATGGGCACGCAGCTGTCGAGCGTGTACCTCGAGAACGTGTTCCTCGGCTTCACGACGCTGGGCGACCAGCTCGGCACGGCGGCCGACGGCGCCACCCAGCTCGCCGACGGCGCGAGCCAGACCGCCGACGGCGCGGCACAGCTGCCGGACGGCATCTCGCAGCTCGCCGATGGCAACACGCAGCTCGCGGATGGGGCCTCACAGCTGGCCGACGGTGCGGGCCAGCTCTCTGGAGGTGCCACGTCGCTGCAGTCGGGTCTGACGACGATCGCCGGCAAGACCCGCGAAGCGGCCGGCGGAGCCCAGCAGATCGCCGATGGCTTGAACGGCGGGGCGGCACAGCTCGAGGCGACCGGCCTCGTGCCCACAGAGGTCGCAGACGTCGCCGAGATGTCCGCCCAGGCAGCTGCCGGCGTGCTCGCCGTTGCGGAGAACTGCGCCGCCAGCGGCGCGCCGACGGCGTACTGCGACACGTTGCTCGAAGCGGCGACCGGCGCGGATGCCGCCGCATCGGGGACGGTCCTGGCACTCGACTCCTTCGACACCGCGGGTACTGCGAAGTTTGCGGCTCAGTTCCGGCAAACCGGCACCGGCGTCTCGACGCTGGCAGGCGGGATCACCCAGCTCGCGGGCGGTATCGACCAGTCGGCCGCAGGCGCTGGCCAACTCGCCACCGGCATGACCGGCATCCAGTACGGCGCCAGCGGTCTCGCCGACAGCTCGACGCAGCTCGCCTCGGGCGCGACGCAGGCCGCCGACGGTGCGACGAGCCTCGCCGACGGGGTGGCCCAGCTGGCGACCGGCACGTCCGAGCTCGCGAGCGGCCTGACCACGGCATCCGAGTCCCTCCCGTCGTACACCGACCAGGAGGCGACCGATCTCGCCTCCGTCGTCGCCGACCCGGTCGAGGCCGACGGCGTGGGCACATCGCTCTTCGGTGCGTCGGCGGTCCCCCTGCTGGCGACCCTCGCGCTGTGGTTCGGCGGGCTCGGCACGTTCATCGCGCTGCAGGCCGTGTCGCGCCGCGCCCTCACGTCGCGCCAGCCGTCTGCGGTGCTCGCACTGCGGTCGTTCGCCCCGGCGGCCGGCCTCGGCGCGCTGCAGGGCGCGCTCGTCGCCGGCGTCGTCCAGCTCGCCGCGTCGTACGGCTGGGCCGAGTGGTGGGCGCTCGCCGGCGTCTGCGTCGTCGCGGGCATCGCGTTCGCCGCCGTGAACCAGGCGCTCGTCGCTGTCTTTGGCGGGGCCGGTCGCTGGATCTCGGCGCTCATCGGCGTGCTCACGGTCGCGACCGGCGTGGTCTCCACCGTGCCGGGTGCGCTGTCGAGCATCGCGGGGCTCATGCCGACGGCCCCTGCCTACAACGGCATGCTCGCGGCCCTCACCTCGGCTTCGGGGCTCGGGGCGGCGTTCGCCGGGCTGATCATCTGGACGTTCCTCGCGCTCGTCGCCACGATGATCGTCGTCGCCCGCCGGCGCAGCACCTCGGCGCGCGCCCTGCTGAGGGCGACGCCCGCCACCGCCTGA
- a CDS encoding nitroreductase/quinone reductase family protein yields MATPSAAAPQSGSARLPPRWFIRTAWVVHRAIYNITGGRLGLRPPSSKVWGMMRLHTIGRRSGAPRAAIVAYVEDGPNLVTMAMNGWGDPPPAWWLNLLARPTASVDLPGERRDVIAREAQGAERERLWEVFRSLEGGDDLDALASRRSRETPLVILEPAPGTR; encoded by the coding sequence GTGGCCACCCCCTCTGCCGCGGCTCCGCAGTCCGGATCCGCGCGCTTGCCTCCGCGCTGGTTCATCCGCACCGCGTGGGTCGTGCACCGCGCCATCTACAACATCACGGGCGGCCGCCTGGGGCTGCGGCCGCCGAGCTCGAAGGTCTGGGGCATGATGCGTCTGCACACCATCGGCCGCCGCTCGGGTGCCCCGCGCGCCGCGATCGTCGCCTACGTCGAGGACGGCCCGAATCTCGTCACGATGGCGATGAACGGCTGGGGCGACCCGCCGCCGGCGTGGTGGCTGAACCTGCTGGCGCGGCCGACGGCATCCGTCGATCTCCCCGGCGAGCGACGCGACGTGATCGCACGCGAAGCGCAGGGTGCGGAACGTGAGCGCCTCTGGGAAGTGTTCCGCTCGCTCGAGGGTGGCGACGACCTGGACGCCCTTGCCTCTCGGCGCAGCCGCGAGACGCCTCTCGTCATCCTGGAACCCGCCCCGGGGACGCGCTGA
- the ccsB gene encoding c-type cytochrome biogenesis protein CcsB has translation MPDASPLTLDSVSVLLVWTAIAIYALAFIAYAVDLARRGAVAVEAKDAAAHTARDRELVAAGAGGGSGRTGIIEQMRAQETASEQALNAPVGSRQRLVWARIGTSLTVLGFLFHLGGDVTRGIAAGRVPWSNMYEFALTGTLLIVAVYLGVLFRYDLRFLGTFITGLVVVLLGGTAIWFYTDIVPLMDPLKSVWLVIHVFVASLATALFALAFGLSVLQLMQARREARIAAAARVQDADASAASTAKTGPGFLRTLPGAEALESLAYRFAILGFIFWTFTLIAGSIWANDAWGRYWGFDTKEVWTFVIWVLYAGYIHARATRGWRGSRSAWLSIIGFTAVIFNFTIVNMFFKGLHAYSGLS, from the coding sequence ATGCCCGACGCCTCCCCCCTCACCCTCGACTCCGTCTCGGTGCTGCTGGTCTGGACGGCCATCGCGATCTACGCGCTCGCGTTCATCGCCTACGCGGTCGATCTGGCGCGTCGAGGCGCCGTCGCCGTGGAGGCGAAGGATGCCGCCGCCCACACCGCCCGCGACCGCGAGCTCGTCGCGGCCGGTGCCGGCGGCGGCTCTGGGCGCACCGGGATCATCGAGCAGATGCGTGCGCAGGAGACGGCATCCGAGCAGGCGCTCAACGCCCCCGTCGGCAGCCGCCAGCGCCTGGTGTGGGCCCGGATCGGCACGTCGCTGACGGTCCTCGGCTTCCTCTTCCATCTCGGCGGGGACGTGACCCGCGGCATCGCCGCCGGCCGCGTGCCGTGGTCGAACATGTACGAGTTCGCCCTCACCGGGACGCTCCTGATCGTCGCCGTGTACCTGGGCGTTCTCTTCCGCTACGACCTGCGGTTCCTCGGCACCTTCATCACCGGTCTCGTCGTCGTGCTGCTGGGCGGCACGGCGATCTGGTTCTACACCGACATCGTGCCGCTGATGGACCCGCTGAAGTCGGTGTGGCTCGTCATCCACGTGTTCGTCGCGTCGCTCGCGACCGCCCTGTTCGCGCTCGCCTTCGGCCTGTCGGTGCTGCAGCTGATGCAGGCGCGGCGAGAGGCGAGGATCGCCGCCGCTGCTCGTGTCCAGGACGCCGACGCCTCCGCGGCGTCGACCGCCAAGACCGGGCCGGGATTCCTGCGGACGCTGCCGGGCGCCGAGGCGCTCGAGTCGCTGGCGTACCGCTTCGCGATCCTCGGCTTCATCTTCTGGACATTCACCCTCATCGCCGGCTCCATCTGGGCCAACGACGCGTGGGGCCGATACTGGGGCTTCGACACGAAGGAAGTGTGGACCTTCGTGATCTGGGTGCTCTACGCCGGTTACATCCACGCGCGCGCGACCCGCGGATGGCGCGGTTCGCGTTCGGCCTGGCTGTCGATCATCGGCTTCACCGCCGTGATCTTCAACTTCACGATCGTCAACATGTTCTTCAAGGGCCTGCACGCCTACTCCGGCCTGAGCTGA